One genomic window of Denticeps clupeoides unplaced genomic scaffold, fDenClu1.1, whole genome shotgun sequence includes the following:
- the LOC114773374 gene encoding LOW QUALITY PROTEIN: SH2 domain-containing protein 3C-like (The sequence of the model RefSeq protein was modified relative to this genomic sequence to represent the inferred CDS: inserted 2 bases in 1 codon): MSKRKISLSICVSFVLLKVFTSIGAFKWFSLSNLSFRRSSLVKSEKSQAKDEPTLSETSVDDMYMRERTHSYVRSNENYTHVGTMPRLFTKRKDKSNKSSKNTPGESGSGVGMRRMGDNVPSSPLLSVLSSQATPSLQETTVGDAGLQNPGGGSDGACSGRVVATPTEMEPTCRSPYRPCLSAAAIPCGPNKNSDSGILGIPDAFTKDKAPPPKTPHQMVLPMKRVHQPDRRLGQKTEESQANPQKMSLEIEPGNSHMECPEVQGEYVHFSKEKYLLESPPEKLRKELEEELKLSSSDIRSHGWYHGHIPREVSETLVLRNADFLVRDCLTSTGDYVLTSRWNNEVLHFKISKVVVKSSESKVQYLLEDESFDSVPVLVRFYVSGQRPVSQQSGAQIYCPINRTLPLRYLEATYALANGRPGHSPSSPRGAYIKRRSVTMTDGLTTEKMIPHSPSTIHHKESMRNCALSMDQIQEYRCPLSPVGETPLSPAYSAVSRHRHGSGGRVLAVVPPSPVLRHPSDPHHQPSSSNNTCPPPANLPHEGPDPTGSYCELRPTPAPPPPLQKLRERLRWRRASVGEIPGEREQGGEPLHVLPMVETISSFRPDXVPVSLLPAENKPLEMSVLKRVKELMAETDPKMLAKHITKADCTVARILGVTKEMQRMMGVASGLELLTLPHGHQLRLDLLERFYTMSIMLAVDVLGCTGSTEERAALLHKTIQLAAELKCNMGNMFGFAAVMRALELPQISRLEQTWTALRQRHTEGAVLYEKKLKPFMKAMNEGKECGVLSNTSFPPVVPLLSLLERGVAGGEGLEPWESVESGVDVVMSHLEAARTVAQHSAIYRTNTESKLQGFQEQDEVLEIFCTEFQMRLLWGSRGSEGSQGERYDKFDKVLIALSHKLEPPVRQSEL; the protein is encoded by the exons ATGAGCAAACGCAAGA tCTCGCTCTCCATCTGTGTCTCCTTTGTCCTACTGAAGGTCTTTACATCAATAGgag CCTTCAAGTGGTTCAGCCTCTCCAATCTCTCCTTTCGACGATCGTCGTTGGTCAAATCTGAGAAATCCCAAGCAAAGGATGAGCCCACCCTCTCAGAGACATCAGTTGATGACATGTACATGAGGGAGCGTACCCACAGCTATGTTCGCTCAAATGAGAATTATACCCACGTAGGCACCATGCCACGCCTGTTCACCAAACGGAAAGACAAGAGCAATAAAAGCAGCAAGAACACACCTGGTGAGTCTGGATCTGGGGTGGGCATGAGGAGGATGGGGGACAATGTTCCCAGTTCCCCTCTGCTCAGTGTATTGTCCAGCCAGGCTACTCCATCTCTGCAGGAGACCACTGTTGGTGACGCTGGCCTCCAAAATCCTGGAGGTGGTTCAGATGGTGCATGCAGTGGAAGAGTTGTGGCGACCCCTACGGAGATGGAGCCCACATGCAGAAGTCCATACAGGCCTTGTCTGAGTGCAGCAGCAATCCCATGTGGTCCAAACAAAAACTCAGATTCAGGGATTCTAGGAATTCCAGATGCCTTTACAAAAGACAAGGCACCACCACCTAAAACCCCGCACCAAATGGTGCTGCCCATGAAGAGGGTCCATCAGCCTGACAGGAGGCTGGGGCAGAAAACAGAAGAATCCCAGGCTAATCCTCAAAAAATGAGTCTGGAGATAGAGCCAGGGAACAG CCACATGGAGTGTCCAGAGGTCCAAGGAGAATATGTGCAC TTCTCCAAAGAGAAGTACCTGCTGGAGTCTCCACCGGAGAAACTGcggaaggagctggaggaggagcttaaGCTGAGCAGCAGTGACATAAGGAGCCATGGCTGGTACCATGGACACATCCCCcgagag GTGTCAGAGACACTTGTCCTACGCAACGCGGACTTCCTGGTGCGCGACTGTCTGACCAGCACCGGAGACTACGTGCTGACAAGTCGCTGGAACAACGAGGTCCTCCACTTCAAAATCAGCAAGGTGGTGGTGAAGAGCAGCGAGTCGAAGGTGCAGTACCTGCTGGAGGACGAGAGCTTCGACTCGGTGCCCGTCCTGGTGCGCTTCTATGTCAGTGGCCAGCGGCCGGTGTCGCAGCAGAGCGGCGCTCAAATCTACTGCCCGATCAACCGCACGCTTCCACTACGCTACCTGGAAGCCACCTATGCACTGGCCAACGGGAGGCCTGGGCATTCGCCATCCAGCCCGAGAGGGGCCTACATAAAGAGGCGGAGTGTTACCATGACGGACGGCCTGACCACGGAAAAGATGATCCCTCACAG CCCCTCCACCATCCACCATAAGGAGTCTATGAGAAACTGCGCCCTCAGTATGGATCAGATCCAGGAATACCGCTGCCCCCTGTCCCCCGTGGGCGAGACGCCGCTGTCCCCCGCCTACAGTGCTG TCTCTCGGCACAGGCACGGCTCAGGCGGGCGCGTTCTTGCAGTGGTCCCGCCCTCGCCCGTCCTACGTCACCCCAGCGACCCCCACCATCAGCCCTCCTCATCCAACAACACCTGCCCACCACCCGCCAACCTGCCCCACGAGGGCCCGGATCCAACGGGAAGCTACTGTGAGCTGAGGCCAACACCtgcgcccccaccccccctgcaAAAGCTACGTGAGAGActgaggtggaggagggcaagtGTGGGGGAAATCCCCGGGGAGCGGGAGCAGGGAGGAGAGCCCCTTCATGTGCTTCCCATGGTGGAGACCATCTCCTCATTCCGGCCGGA GGTTCCAGTCTCCCTCCTTCCCGCAGAGAACAAACCTCTGGAGATGAGCGTACTGAAGAGGGTGAAGGAGCTCATGGCCGAAACCGACCCCAAAATGCTGGCCAAGCACATCACCAAAGCTGACTGCACG GTTGCTAGGATACTGGGCGTTACCAAGGAGATGCAGCGGATGATGGGAGTGGCCTCTGGGTTGGAGCTGCTGACTCTTCCACATGGACACCAGCTGAGACTGGATCTGCTGGAGAG GTTCTACACAATGTCCATCATGCTGGCGGTGGACGTGCTGGGCTGTACGGGCAGCACCGAGGAGAGGGCTGCACTTCTGCACAAGACCATCCAGCTGGCCGCCGAGCTCAAGTGCAACATGGGCAACATGTTCGGCTTCGCCGCCGTCATGAGGGCGCTGGAGCTGCCTCAG ATCTCGAGGCTGGAGCAGACGTGGACGGCTCTGCGGCAGAGACACACGGAGGGAGCCGTCCTGTACGAGAAGAAGCTCAAGCCGTTTATGAAGGCCATGAACGAAGGGAAAG AGTGTGGCGTACTCTCCAACACCTCCTTCCCACCCGTGGTGCCTCTCCTGTCCTTGCTGGAGCGGGGCGTGGCAGGAGGGGAGGGGCTCGAGCCGTGGGAGAGTGTGGAGTCTGGCGTGGATGTGGTGATGAGCCACCTGGAGGCGGCGCGGACCGTCGCCCAGCACAGCGCCATCTACCGCACCAACACAGAGAGCAAACTGCAGG GCTTCCAAGAGCAGGACGAGGTGTTGGAGATCTTCTGCACAGAGTTCCAGATGAGGCTGCTGTGGGGCAGCCGTGGCTCAGAGGGCAGCCAGGGTGAGCGCTACGACAAGTTTGACAAAGTCCTCATCGCCCTGTCTCACAAGCTGGAGCCACCTGTCCGCCAAAGCGAACTATAG